A single region of the Rhodococcus sp. W8901 genome encodes:
- a CDS encoding LysR family transcriptional regulator, whose amino-acid sequence MTLDQLACFVAVTRSGHFTRAADEVGIAQPSLSRQIAALEKDVGTRLFDRGAGTVTLTDAGEALLPVAIRMLEDRAEAYRQIAELNGLIKGRLRLGATPSLCISLVADVLSQFHAKYPGIELHLTEAGSRTLVTKLDQGELDLALVVAERTDKGSGLVLTPLLSEELVIVSSASKPPLTSHHSMTLAELANEGLVACHDNYDLRVTVDHAFATAGLQTHTVVEGAELDAVLRFVAHGIGVSVAPMMAALHYPGLRITRLTAPQLTRTVSLAHRSNLAPTRVSAAFHALLDDAIAENTARAIASFSPASS is encoded by the coding sequence GTGACCCTGGATCAATTGGCCTGCTTTGTTGCAGTCACGAGAAGTGGGCATTTCACCCGGGCAGCCGACGAGGTCGGCATCGCTCAGCCGTCCCTCAGCCGCCAGATTGCCGCACTCGAAAAGGATGTCGGCACCCGACTGTTCGACCGAGGGGCGGGAACCGTCACACTCACCGATGCCGGCGAAGCACTGCTGCCCGTCGCTATTCGCATGCTCGAAGACCGCGCGGAGGCATATCGGCAGATCGCGGAACTCAACGGATTGATCAAAGGCAGGCTCCGGCTGGGGGCGACCCCAAGTCTGTGCATCAGCCTTGTCGCCGACGTACTCAGCCAGTTCCATGCGAAGTACCCCGGCATCGAGCTACACCTCACGGAGGCCGGATCGCGCACCCTCGTAACCAAACTCGATCAGGGCGAGCTCGACCTGGCGCTGGTTGTCGCGGAACGAACCGACAAGGGGTCCGGACTCGTCCTGACACCCCTCCTGAGCGAGGAACTTGTGATTGTCTCCTCTGCGAGCAAACCACCGTTGACATCCCACCATTCGATGACGCTCGCGGAGCTCGCCAACGAAGGACTCGTGGCATGTCACGACAACTACGACCTGCGCGTCACCGTCGACCACGCCTTCGCCACCGCTGGACTGCAAACGCACACCGTCGTGGAAGGTGCCGAATTGGATGCAGTTCTACGATTCGTCGCCCACGGAATAGGGGTGAGCGTCGCACCCATGATGGCGGCCCTCCACTACCCGGGCTTGAGGATTACGCGCCTGACCGCACCACAACTGACTCGCACTGTCAGCCTCGCGCACCGCTCGAACCTGGCTCCGACTCGCGTGTCCGCCGCGTTCCACGCCCTGCTCGACGACGCGATCGCTGAAAACACCGCTCGAGCGATCGCGTCGTTCTCGCCGGCATCGTCGTAG
- a CDS encoding GtrA family protein: protein MFLTRIVAGRMPSRLLSVFVRNAELLKFLTVGSIAFVVTCVLFFGLKWTILDGKPVTANVVAVLLATVLSYVLNREWAFTARGGRERRHEAALFFVVAAVGLVINQLPLAVSRYVFALQTPHVSLVVENLADFISAIIVGTLLATVFRWWAMRKFVFPDPVTPQQECDEPVLEAGR, encoded by the coding sequence ATGTTCCTCACCAGGATCGTCGCCGGGCGCATGCCGAGTCGGTTGTTGTCTGTGTTCGTACGCAACGCGGAACTGTTGAAATTCCTGACAGTGGGATCGATCGCGTTCGTCGTCACGTGCGTGCTGTTCTTCGGTTTGAAGTGGACGATCCTGGACGGCAAGCCGGTAACAGCCAATGTTGTGGCGGTGCTGCTGGCCACCGTGCTGTCATACGTCCTCAATCGAGAGTGGGCATTCACCGCCCGCGGAGGTCGAGAGCGTCGGCACGAGGCAGCCCTGTTCTTCGTCGTAGCAGCTGTCGGGCTGGTGATCAACCAGCTACCGCTGGCGGTGTCGCGGTATGTCTTCGCTCTCCAGACACCACATGTGTCGCTGGTCGTGGAGAACCTTGCCGACTTCATCAGCGCCATAATCGTGGGCACCCTCCTCGCGACAGTGTTCCGTTGGTGGGCAATGCGCAAGTTCGTGTTCCCGGATCCTGTGACGCCGCAACAGGAGTGTGACGAACCGGTGCTGGAAGCCGGACGCTGA
- a CDS encoding WhiB family transcriptional regulator, translating to MIVIEVGRPRHGNCSLPVGPGTGGAADRKLPCRAGDPDLWFAESPADLERAKGLCGGCAVRSRCLSDALDRAEPWGVWGGEIFRQGVVVARKRSRGRPRRNTVVGCSRVGRSGVSHCGGDSGSSGIVSASPSRTDRR from the coding sequence ATGATCGTCATCGAGGTAGGCCGACCACGCCACGGGAACTGCTCACTTCCCGTCGGACCGGGGACCGGCGGGGCAGCCGACCGGAAGTTACCCTGCAGGGCAGGTGATCCCGATCTGTGGTTCGCCGAGTCGCCGGCCGATCTCGAACGTGCCAAGGGGCTGTGTGGGGGATGCGCTGTCCGTTCCCGCTGTCTGAGTGACGCGCTCGATCGCGCCGAGCCGTGGGGTGTGTGGGGTGGTGAGATCTTTCGACAGGGGGTTGTCGTCGCCCGCAAGCGGTCCCGAGGTCGACCGCGCAGGAACACGGTGGTCGGATGCAGTCGAGTCGGAAGGTCGGGTGTCTCTCACTGCGGTGGCGACTCGGGATCGAGCGGCATCGTGTCGGCGTCCCCGTCCCGAACGGATCGGCGGTAG
- a CDS encoding pentapeptide repeat-containing protein — protein sequence MTTRRSAGESAAVLRRRWDPDQLADVRRQLELQARIVRGPHLIASPQGTTPQGLLDLRGLTPGTVDDLSIRHLSVERLDLSHARGRLHVFETEVRDSCFDRISAADSLLDRLFERCSFRSARLSKSRIGRRLVDCDFTGASLRKLTLGENTVFERCSLDAADLTDATLIGGRFVDCTFDGVTVSPLTTFDRCEFRGSLPSLDAARRTRCTHDGVPVPDRWEGQSAAQELEDEYLDRYRRSVRDGDADTMPLDPESPPQ from the coding sequence GTGACGACGCGCAGGAGTGCAGGCGAAAGCGCTGCGGTGCTTCGCCGCCGGTGGGACCCGGATCAACTGGCCGACGTGCGGCGGCAACTGGAGTTGCAGGCCCGCATCGTCCGGGGTCCGCACCTGATCGCGTCGCCACAGGGCACCACACCGCAGGGCCTGCTGGACCTGCGTGGCCTGACGCCGGGGACCGTGGACGATCTGTCCATCAGGCACCTGTCCGTGGAGCGTCTCGATCTCAGTCACGCACGGGGACGGTTGCACGTCTTCGAGACGGAGGTCCGAGACAGTTGCTTCGACAGGATCTCGGCGGCGGACAGCCTGCTGGACCGACTATTCGAGCGATGCAGCTTCCGCTCGGCCCGCCTCTCGAAGTCGCGGATCGGGCGTCGACTTGTCGACTGCGATTTCACCGGAGCGTCGCTCCGGAAGCTCACCCTCGGCGAGAACACCGTGTTCGAGCGGTGCTCCCTCGACGCGGCCGACCTCACCGACGCCACGCTCATCGGCGGGCGCTTCGTGGACTGCACGTTCGACGGGGTCACCGTCTCGCCGCTGACCACGTTCGACCGGTGCGAGTTTCGCGGCTCCCTGCCCAGCCTGGATGCCGCGCGGCGCACCCGCTGCACCCACGACGGCGTTCCCGTGCCGGACCGATGGGAGGGACAATCCGCCGCGCAGGAACTCGAAGACGAGTACCTCGACCGCTACCGCCGATCCGTTCGGGACGGGGACGCCGACACGATGCCGCTCGATCCCGAGTCGCCACCGCAGTGA
- a CDS encoding AraC family transcriptional regulator, translating to MSLATIPADFLRRALHLAKTAGADLAGMLEASGIDVASLEDPRTRLTPEQVTAFTQATWQLTDDELFGIGVSPVPRGTFRLICLSLIHRPDLGSALERMADVTRALPVPPLTLVPGDESTRLEVRVEVRDGAVSPEFADEAFRLVTDFELILLHRFAAWLVGRRVKLRSVLIPYPQPEAQFAKHYDTIFGVPVTFDASVASLEFDNAILRAPLIQDEQSLAEYLRESPNLLLSARDYDSTASAQVRRVLEMGVRGRTCTAEEIAEMLSISVPHLRRLLRQEGTSLNTLREEVLRDAAIAALRRGEPVDELSTRLGFSEPSAFRRAFKRWTGSTPGAYR from the coding sequence GTGAGTCTGGCAACGATCCCGGCAGACTTCCTCCGTCGTGCGCTGCATCTCGCCAAAACGGCCGGGGCCGACCTGGCCGGCATGCTCGAGGCTTCGGGGATCGACGTGGCCTCGCTCGAGGATCCCCGCACCCGACTGACACCGGAGCAGGTCACGGCGTTCACCCAGGCCACGTGGCAACTCACCGACGACGAACTGTTCGGTATCGGCGTGTCGCCGGTGCCGCGCGGGACGTTCCGGCTGATCTGCCTGTCGCTGATCCACCGACCCGATCTCGGTAGTGCCCTCGAACGGATGGCCGACGTGACACGGGCGCTGCCGGTGCCGCCACTCACCCTCGTCCCCGGCGACGAGTCGACCCGTCTCGAGGTACGCGTCGAGGTCCGCGACGGCGCCGTCTCCCCCGAGTTCGCCGACGAGGCCTTCCGGCTGGTCACGGACTTCGAACTGATCCTGCTGCACCGGTTCGCAGCCTGGCTGGTGGGCCGGCGCGTCAAGCTGCGGTCCGTGCTCATCCCCTACCCGCAGCCCGAGGCTCAGTTCGCGAAGCACTACGACACCATCTTCGGTGTCCCCGTCACGTTCGACGCGAGCGTGGCCTCACTCGAGTTCGACAACGCGATCCTGCGCGCGCCGCTCATCCAGGACGAGCAGAGCCTCGCCGAGTACCTGCGCGAGTCGCCGAATCTCCTTCTCTCCGCACGCGACTACGACAGCACCGCGTCCGCACAGGTCCGCCGGGTCCTGGAGATGGGTGTGCGCGGGCGGACGTGCACCGCGGAGGAGATCGCGGAAATGCTCTCCATCAGCGTGCCGCACCTGCGCCGGTTGCTGCGCCAGGAGGGCACCTCGCTCAACACCCTTCGTGAGGAAGTGCTGCGCGACGCCGCCATCGCCGCGCTGCGACGCGGCGAACCCGTCGACGAACTCTCGACCCGCCTCGGCTTCTCGGAGCCCAGCGCCTTCCGCCGCGCGTTCAAACGCTGGACCGGATCGACGCCCGGCGCCTACCGCTAG
- a CDS encoding pyridoxal phosphate-dependent aminotransferase, translating to MPAAPRSRTVSRLQPFASTIFAEMTALATEHDAINLGQGYPDTDGPAAMLETARRAIADGLNQYPPGPGMPVLRQAIVADRAVRYGISHDPNSEVLVTVGATEAISAAILGLVEPGEEVVLIEPYYDSYAAAVALAGAVRRAVPMVRDGDSFALDLDALRAAITPNTRMLVVNSPHNPTGTVLTEAELMAVAELACEHDLLVISDEVYEHLVFDGRTHTPMASLPGMYERTVTVSSAAKTFNVTGWKTGWALGPAELIDAVRAAKQFMSFVAGGPFQPAVAYALEHEQAWVRSMRDELQRKRDLLATALRDTGFDVYSGGGTYFLCADISAFGTRDGVEFCRTLPQRVGVAAVPISAFTDRPDQWNHLVRFAFCKREDVLSEAVSRLRRLEVPR from the coding sequence ATGCCCGCAGCGCCACGTTCCCGCACCGTCTCGCGACTGCAACCGTTCGCGTCCACCATCTTCGCCGAGATGACAGCGCTGGCCACCGAGCACGACGCGATCAACCTGGGCCAGGGCTACCCGGACACCGACGGCCCGGCGGCGATGCTCGAGACGGCGCGCCGTGCCATCGCGGACGGCCTCAACCAGTACCCGCCGGGTCCGGGCATGCCGGTGCTGCGGCAGGCCATCGTCGCCGACCGCGCCGTCCGGTACGGCATCTCGCACGACCCCAACTCCGAGGTCCTGGTCACCGTCGGCGCCACCGAGGCGATCAGTGCCGCGATCCTCGGGCTCGTCGAGCCCGGCGAGGAGGTGGTGCTGATCGAGCCGTACTACGACTCGTACGCCGCCGCCGTCGCGCTGGCCGGGGCGGTCCGCCGGGCCGTGCCGATGGTGCGGGACGGCGACAGCTTCGCCCTCGACCTCGACGCCCTGCGGGCCGCGATCACCCCGAACACCCGGATGCTGGTGGTCAATTCGCCGCACAACCCCACCGGGACGGTGCTCACCGAGGCCGAGTTGATGGCGGTCGCCGAACTGGCGTGCGAGCACGACCTGTTGGTCATCAGCGACGAGGTGTACGAACACCTGGTCTTCGACGGCCGCACGCACACCCCGATGGCGTCGCTGCCGGGGATGTACGAGCGCACCGTCACCGTATCGAGCGCCGCGAAGACGTTCAACGTCACCGGTTGGAAGACCGGCTGGGCGCTCGGGCCCGCGGAACTGATCGACGCCGTCCGCGCCGCCAAGCAGTTCATGTCGTTCGTCGCCGGCGGCCCGTTCCAGCCCGCCGTCGCGTACGCGCTCGAGCACGAGCAGGCATGGGTGCGGTCCATGCGCGACGAACTGCAGCGCAAACGCGATCTGCTCGCGACGGCGCTGCGGGACACCGGATTCGACGTCTATTCGGGCGGCGGCACGTACTTCCTGTGCGCCGACATCAGCGCGTTCGGTACCCGCGACGGCGTCGAGTTCTGCCGGACGCTGCCGCAGCGGGTGGGGGTCGCGGCGGTGCCGATCAGTGCGTTCACCGACCGCCCCGATCAGTGGAATCACCTGGTGCGCTTCGCGTTCTGCAAGCGCGAGGACGTGCTGTCGGAGGCGGTGTCGCGCCTGCGCCGGCTCGAGGTGCCGCGGTGA